In Dehalococcoidia bacterium, the DNA window AGAGCGGCGCTACGCTGGTGGAGGTGGGCACCACCAACCGCACCTACGTGTCCGACTACGACGGCGCTATCACGGAGAACACCGCGGCCCTTCTCGCCGTCCACTCCAGCAACTTCCGCGTCGTAGGCTTCACGCACCACCCCACGCTGGAGGAGCTGGTCGAGCTGGGGCAGCGCACGCACATCCCCGTCCTGTACGACGTCGGCTCCGGATGCCTGCTGGATACGACCGCCTTCGGGCTGGCCCACGAGCCTACTCCGCAGGAAGGGGTCGCGGCGGGCGCCGCGGCCGTCTTCTTCTCCGGCGACAAGCTGCTGGGCGGGCCTCAGTGCGGCATTGCCGTGGGGCGCAAGGATGTCATTGACCAGTTGAAACGCCATCCGCTGGCGCGGGCGGTGCGCATTGACAAGCTCTCCCTGGCCGCTCTGGCCGCGACGCTGATTCATTATGTCAAAAACGAAGCGCCGGACAGGATACCCGTCTGGCGCATGGTCTCCATGTCCGCCAGGAAGCTGGACCGCCGCGCCAGGGCATGGGCCGCCGCGCTGGGCGACGTTGCGCACGTGGTGGACGGCGAGTCCACCGTGGGCGGCGGAAGCCTCCCCGGCGAGACGCTGCCCACGCGCCTGGTGGCGCTCTCCGTGCCCAACGCGGAGAGCGGCGCGACCGGCCTCGCGGCGCGCCTGCGCCGGAACGACCCGCCAGTCATCGCGCGCATTGACCAGGAGATGCTGCTCCTCGACCCGCGGACCGTGCTCCCGGAGGAGGACAAAGCCCTTCTCAAGGCCGTCCGCGCGGCGCTGGCGGGCTAGACCTCTTTCCACGCCCCTGCTGAGCAAACATCCCGTTGAGGGCAGGACTTTCCATGCCTTTCCCTGCCTGGCTCCGCGTCCACGATCCCGCTTACGCAGCCCGCGTCCTCGGCGTGCGCGCCCAGGCGGAGGCCGCGCCGGGCCAGCCCGCCGATGTCCGGCAGAGCCTGGGGCGGGACGTTGATGCGCTCATGGCGCTGGTGGCGGAGCAGGCGGCGGGCGACGCCTTTGCCCGCCGGTGCGTCGCGCTTCTCGGCCAGGCCCGCGCGGAGTTGGGCAGCGAGCGCCCCGACCCGCGGAGAGTCGTCGAGGCGACGGAGGAGGTCAGGCGGCTGCTCATCAGGTCGCGGGAGTCCAAGAGACCGTGCGATGACGCGGGTGGGACTGCCGCTGGCGGCTTACTGCGTGGCGTGGCTTGGCGCGCTGGCATGGCTCGCCTTCGGAGCACTGCGGCTGTACCCGGAGTCGGATGCGCTGAGCGGTGATGGCGGCGCGGCGTGGCTACCGGTGACCGCCGTGCTCTGGGGCGCGATGGGCGGCGTCCTGGACGCGCTTTTCGCGCTCTGGCAGCGCTTCGGTGAGCGCACGTTCGACGCGCGGTTCTGGCTGTGGTACGTGCTCAACCCCGCGCTGGGCGCGGGCCTGGGGATCGTGGTCTATCTGCTGTCCGCGACAGGGTACCTCGCCGTCACGGGCGGCGCTCACGTTGCGGATGGCGTTGCGGGCCTCCCGCGACTGAACCCGAACGGCGTCATCCTACTGGCGTTCGTCGCCGGGTTCAAGCAGACCATGTCCTACACCGTGATGAACAGGACTCTCAGCGCCGTCTTCAACGCGGGCGCGGACAGGGGCGCCACCGGCAGCGGCTAGCAGAGTGTTGAATACCCCCTTCAACCATTCCCATGGCCCCCTTCCTGTCCAGAGAAAGAGGGATACTGGGGGACACCCCCAGCGCCCCCGTCAAAGGGGGTGACTCCCCCTCTGGACTCCCTCGTACTGCGGATTCCGAACGGAGACCCTACCACGAAGCCTCAGCCCTGCGCTGGCATCCCGTCCTAGAAATAGCAGCGCAAGTCCACGGGTGCAGTGCAGGGAGCGATGCCCCTGCCGGAGGGCACGGGAGGTGTCCTCCCGTACTCGCTTTATCTCTCCCCCTCTCCGTCGGAGAGGGGGACCAAGGGGGTGAGGGCCTCACAGCAGCCCTCAGCGCCGCCTTGAAGACCTACTCTTTGATCTCCCGGCTGGCCATGAACCCGCCGAAGGTGCCCCATCCGGGGCAGACGCTGGAGTTGCGGCCCCAGCCGCCCGCGACGACGATGTGGATATCGTCCGGGCTATATGCTATCGGCACCAGGGCGTCGTCGTTATTGCGGTCCACCCACTTGGGCCAGGAGTTCAGCTCTTTCTCAAGGCTGTAGTAGCCGCCCGTCTTGATGAACCCCAGCGGCTTGCGCGCATGCTCCCAGATGAAATGCTGGACGTCCTGCTTGGAGTACCCGTCGCGGGCGAGCTGATTGGCGTGATAGGCGCCCAGGGCCACGAGCGTCTGGCCCATGGTCACCACGTTGTTGTTCCCCAGGGTGGCGAGTGTGTCGCAGATGGTCATCATGACCGCCCGCGACTCGCAGATGGCGCCCACGTAGTGCGGCGACTCGCAGCCGAAGACGGTGACGGCGCTGGCCTCGGCGGGCACGCCGTGGTCGGTGTGGACGGGCGCCCAAGGGCTTTCCTTGTTGTTCTCGCCGATGCAGTATGTCCACTTGCCGGGATGGGCCTGGTTCTTGCGGGCCGTCTCGCCGGGGCGCGCGCCGCCCAGGTTCCACAGGCCCAGAGCAACGGCCCGACCGATTGTCCCGTTGGCGCGGTAGCCGTTCCCGAAGACGCCCCAGGAGGCGTTGATGCCCAGCTTTTGCACCACCGGCCCGCTCACGATAATCAGCGGGCAGGCGATGTGCGCGGTGGTCTGCACGCCGTTCAGGTTGAACTCCGGCGCCAGCAGCGCCTCAAAAGCGGCCAGGACGGTGGGGAAATACTCCGGCAGGCAGCCCGCCATCACCGCGTTGATGGCCAGCTTCTCCACGGTGGCCGGGCAGTACTTCGGCGGGATGGGGCCCAACACCTCGTCCGGCTTGCGCCTGGTTGCGGCGAGCATGCGCTCCACCTTCTGGGGCGTCGGCGGGACCACGGGCAGGCCGTCAGTCCATCCCTTTTGAAAGAACAGCTCAACCGCGTCATCGGGGCCTGGCGTTTCGATAAGGTCGGCCTGGAACTGCATCATGTCCTCCTTGTCGGGGTGCTCCAGCAGCCCAAGATACTGCTCACGGCGTCTCCTGTCCAGTGGCGGCTTGTGGCGGTCAGTGGGCTTATGTTAGGATAGAAATGAATCTCATGCTAGACCGATGTAGCGGGGACCACGAATTTCGGGGGAGGAGTTGGTGGCCTTGACTGAGCATCGGCGCGTTAGCCTGTTGCACACCTCGGATGTGCACCTGGGATGGGACAGCAATCCCCTCCTGGTTAAACGCGCCTTCACCGCTGTTATTGACACCGCCCACAAGCTGGACGTGGACATCGTCGTCGTTGCGGGGGACCTGTTCGACCACGCCCGGGTGGAGAACGATGTCATCGCGTTCGCCATCGCGGAGATGAACCGCGCGGGGCGACAGGTCGTCGTTCTTCCCGGCAATCACGACGTCTATGACGCGAACTCCTTGTACCACCGGGTGAATGTGGAAGCCGAGTGCCCCAACGTCAAGCTCATCCGCGGC includes these proteins:
- the selA gene encoding L-seryl-tRNA(Sec) selenium transferase, with the translated sequence MSTSDFRALPSVDRVLADPRIGELLTTYDREAVVNLVRSRLEEARGLIRAGKPGPTLDILVESVRARAEVMWSPSLRPVINATGVIIHTNLGRAPLSREALDAIASVSRGYSTLEFDLASGQRGSRHAHVEHLLCQLTGVEAALAVNNNASAILLGLSALCRGKEVVVSRGEAVEIGGGFRIPDVLRQSGATLVEVGTTNRTYVSDYDGAITENTAALLAVHSSNFRVVGFTHHPTLEELVELGQRTHIPVLYDVGSGCLLDTTAFGLAHEPTPQEGVAAGAAAVFFSGDKLLGGPQCGIAVGRKDVIDQLKRHPLARAVRIDKLSLAALAATLIHYVKNEAPDRIPVWRMVSMSARKLDRRARAWAAALGDVAHVVDGESTVGGGSLPGETLPTRLVALSVPNAESGATGLAARLRRNDPPVIARIDQEMLLLDPRTVLPEEDKALLKAVRAALAG